One genomic region from Candidatus Bathyarchaeia archaeon encodes:
- a CDS encoding thioredoxin family protein yields the protein MVVKVETFTAEPPCAGCLKLLEYADLIKAKYGDRVEVIKHIGPCEEFGKYGLTVVPAIVFNEGKIKIMGVCPSMQTIEAALKEMGV from the coding sequence ATGGTTGTGAAGGTTGAAACTTTCACGGCTGAACCGCCATGTGCGGGCTGCCTAAAACTCTTGGAGTATGCGGATTTGATTAAGGCGAAGTATGGCGACAGAGTGGAAGTTATAAAGCATATTGGACCATGCGAAGAGTTCGGGAAATACGGCTTAACAGTGGTGCCAGCCATAGTCTTCAACGAAGGAAAAATTAAGATTATGGGCGTTTGTCCAAGCATGCAAACTATTGAAGCAGCGCTTAAAGAAATGGGGGTATAG
- a CDS encoding putative zinc-binding protein, with product MQTPKIADEYKDAAAPKILPLCHKVAEHENVVWVCDGAANVGQIGHAVGVLLTNMDKARMCCTTAVAAGSKPHLEIAEKAKMNIVINGCGNRCASKVLEKAGKRIDYEIDISKYLQKVPTLDIYEADVKKIAKIIIDEAKI from the coding sequence ATGCAAACACCAAAAATAGCCGACGAGTATAAAGACGCCGCGGCACCTAAGATTCTTCCACTTTGCCATAAGGTTGCCGAACACGAGAATGTCGTTTGGGTTTGCGACGGAGCAGCCAACGTCGGCCAAATAGGACATGCGGTAGGCGTTCTGCTTACAAACATGGATAAGGCTAGAATGTGCTGCACAACCGCCGTTGCGGCAGGCTCAAAGCCGCACTTGGAAATTGCAGAAAAAGCAAAAATGAACATTGTCATAAACGGGTGTGGCAACCGCTGTGCCTCAAAAGTCCTGGAGAAAGCTGGGAAAAGAATCGACTACGAAATTGACATATCCAAATACCTGCAAAAAGTACCCACACTTGACATCTACGAGGCAGATGTCAAGAAAATAGCCAAAATAATAATCGACGAAGCAAAAATATAG
- a CDS encoding metalloregulator ArsR/SmtB family transcription factor, with translation MHPTMKNLDKFRAKVFNALADPVRLKIFEFLRGGERCVCEIVPHVGVAQPLVSRHLAILKRCGLVKDRREGNKRFYSVTNPAIFRVIDSVDANFVDALVRHAVEQIV, from the coding sequence ATGCACCCAACAATGAAAAACCTCGACAAGTTTAGGGCTAAGGTCTTCAACGCGCTTGCTGACCCAGTTAGGCTTAAGATTTTCGAGTTCTTGCGCGGCGGCGAGCGATGCGTCTGCGAAATCGTCCCCCATGTGGGGGTAGCACAGCCGCTGGTTTCTAGGCACCTAGCCATTCTGAAGAGATGCGGGCTCGTTAAGGATAGACGGGAAGGAAATAAGCGTTTCTACTCAGTGACTAATCCGGCCATTTTCAGGGTTATTGATTCTGTCGACGCCAACTTTGTGGATGCACTTGTGAGGCATGCTGTTGAGCAAATAGTTTAG
- a CDS encoding PadR family transcriptional regulator, whose product MHGSRHHHCGCWHEYPERGWIQFLIMRVLYEKPMHGYQLLEEIEERSCGCHRLEPGSMYTLLRRMEERGLLESQWEKVEGGPDRRVYKLTGKGVEALKMGLTSIVRRKRLFEDLVTFYYENFEKPGKGGGKPNV is encoded by the coding sequence ATGCACGGATCAAGGCATCATCACTGTGGATGTTGGCATGAGTATCCAGAAAGGGGATGGATACAATTCCTAATCATGCGTGTTCTTTATGAAAAGCCAATGCATGGCTATCAACTGCTCGAGGAAATTGAAGAGAGAAGTTGCGGATGCCACAGGTTGGAACCGGGCTCCATGTATACGCTTTTAAGGCGGATGGAAGAACGCGGCCTGCTAGAATCTCAATGGGAGAAGGTTGAAGGTGGTCCAGATCGGCGAGTTTATAAGCTAACCGGCAAAGGTGTTGAGGCTCTAAAAATGGGGCTAACTTCAATAGTTAGGCGGAAGAGGCTCTTTGAAGACCTTGTGACTTTCTATTATGAAAATTTTGAAAAACCCGGGAAAGGAGGTGGAAAGCCAAATGTATAG
- a CDS encoding carboxymuconolactone decarboxylase family protein has translation MDVEEILKKMEEMIGEKPKPQVLFAKVWPEWLERQMNERKFVMSLPSIPEKYKHLIMVAAAAAYGSETCTEMFAKIAKRSGVSDREIAEALLIARFAVASTIFATATPALEFLTGEK, from the coding sequence ATGGATGTTGAAGAGATTCTGAAGAAAATGGAGGAAATGATTGGGGAAAAGCCGAAACCCCAGGTGTTGTTTGCCAAGGTGTGGCCTGAGTGGTTAGAGAGGCAAATGAACGAGAGAAAATTTGTTATGAGTTTGCCCAGCATACCTGAAAAATATAAGCATTTAATTATGGTTGCAGCTGCAGCGGCTTATGGAAGCGAAACCTGCACCGAAATGTTTGCAAAAATAGCTAAAAGAAGCGGGGTTAGCGACAGAGAAATCGCCGAAGCATTACTCATCGCCAGGTTCGCAGTTGCGTCAACAATATTTGCAACAGCCACTCCAGCGCTTGAATTTTTAACAGGCGAGAAGTGA
- a CDS encoding (Fe-S)-binding protein, whose protein sequence is MSEDLAELLFADVIVRKIEIKEISPCTADPERIKFLAQADKPLEDVLPILYLAIPNAKYSEKLGALSYMHQQHLITIFANGRISMTYVKDRNEANQLVEEAKRLINRAIIYLKTHGKLNQEIIQAKKELTPIKIYELLPKTNCKMCGEQSCFAFAAKLLNGEKTLQDCPPLNSKECGAFKFKIEKMISPIKLK, encoded by the coding sequence ATGAGTGAGGATTTAGCCGAACTCCTTTTTGCGGATGTTATTGTGAGAAAGATCGAGATTAAGGAGATTTCGCCTTGTACGGCTGACCCTGAACGAATTAAGTTTTTGGCTCAGGCTGACAAGCCATTGGAGGATGTTTTGCCAATTCTCTATTTGGCTATTCCAAACGCTAAATACTCTGAAAAGCTCGGCGCATTAAGCTACATGCACCAACAGCATTTGATAACAATTTTCGCCAACGGCAGAATCAGCATGACCTATGTCAAGGACAGAAATGAGGCAAATCAACTTGTCGAAGAGGCCAAGCGACTAATAAACCGCGCCATTATATACCTGAAAACCCATGGAAAGCTAAACCAAGAAATAATTCAAGCCAAAAAGGAGCTGACACCCATAAAGATTTACGAGCTACTCCCAAAGACAAACTGCAAAATGTGTGGAGAACAAAGCTGCTTCGCCTTTGCAGCCAAACTCCTAAACGGCGAAAAAACATTGCAAGACTGCCCACCGCTAAACTCAAAAGAATGCGGTGCCTTCAAGTTTAAGATTGAAAAGATGATTAGTCCCATTAAGCTGAAGTAG
- a CDS encoding cupin domain-containing protein, with amino-acid sequence MFEPRDEMSEMDVIDLRKLVEYSRDMGLLDTMEKRRRVKKDLLKTRNYNIVLVCLDAGQEIPSRPEPYDVCFYVVEGSGTFTVGNEKAELSSGQMVSAPANVARGIKSKERMVVLGIQEPH; translated from the coding sequence ATGTTTGAACCGCGTGATGAGATGAGCGAAATGGACGTAATAGATTTGAGAAAGCTTGTGGAGTATTCGCGGGATATGGGTTTATTAGATACTATGGAGAAGCGGCGGCGCGTCAAAAAAGATTTGTTAAAGACGAGGAACTACAACATTGTGCTTGTCTGCCTAGACGCTGGGCAAGAGATTCCATCGAGGCCGGAACCCTACGACGTATGCTTCTATGTTGTTGAAGGCTCTGGAACCTTCACTGTTGGCAATGAAAAAGCCGAATTGTCCAGCGGCCAAATGGTCTCAGCTCCAGCAAACGTGGCAAGAGGCATAAAAAGCAAGGAGCGCATGGTTGTGCTTGGCATACAAGAACCCCACTAA
- a CDS encoding DUF169 domain-containing protein, translating to MENKVVSLKIEQILGLESPLIAVKIVKTEEQKPNIKSPPQKSRYCQLLMLARRGQTLMLTAEDLACPAAKSALGFAPLPEKIASGEMLCSLGLYMTKEAAAKTMSMIPRIKLGEAKAVAAGPLKDFILTPDIVVVEGLPEQVMWLCLARNFKEGGRLHFSSSIFQCCCVDVTVVPYITGEVNISPGCYGCREATDTPPEHMFMGIPVKLIDEIVESLEYLSKKAMPAVREKRVYKAYRTAVEGKPL from the coding sequence ATGGAAAATAAAGTCGTTAGCCTAAAAATCGAGCAGATTCTAGGATTAGAATCGCCGCTGATAGCTGTTAAAATAGTTAAAACAGAGGAGCAAAAACCGAACATAAAGTCTCCACCACAGAAATCCAGATATTGTCAACTTCTCATGCTTGCTAGAAGAGGGCAAACACTAATGTTGACCGCTGAGGATTTAGCCTGTCCAGCGGCTAAATCAGCCTTGGGCTTTGCGCCTTTGCCAGAGAAGATCGCAAGTGGAGAAATGCTTTGTTCCTTGGGACTTTACATGACCAAGGAAGCTGCTGCAAAAACGATGAGCATGATACCTCGAATAAAACTTGGAGAGGCAAAGGCAGTAGCCGCCGGCCCCTTAAAAGATTTTATTTTAACGCCGGACATCGTCGTGGTTGAAGGGCTTCCTGAACAGGTAATGTGGCTTTGCCTAGCCAGAAACTTCAAAGAAGGGGGGCGCCTCCATTTCAGCTCATCAATCTTCCAATGCTGCTGCGTAGACGTGACAGTGGTTCCCTATATTACAGGCGAGGTTAACATAAGCCCTGGATGTTACGGATGCCGCGAAGCCACAGACACACCGCCCGAACACATGTTCATGGGAATCCCAGTTAAGCTTATAGATGAAATTGTTGAATCCCTCGAATATTTGTCAAAAAAGGCTATGCCAGCTGTCAGAGAAAAGCGCGTTTATAAGGCGTATAGGACGGCTGTTGAAGGTAAGCCATTATGA
- a CDS encoding thioredoxin family protein — protein sequence MKEVKVEVIGTEPPCMRCQAARKAVEKAAEKLKVAGVTVNIEKTNIMSKETVQKYGVLVSPAIAINNIVKIMGRVPNPEEVEKLIMEAAK from the coding sequence ATGAAAGAGGTCAAAGTAGAAGTTATTGGAACTGAGCCGCCTTGCATGCGTTGCCAAGCAGCTAGAAAAGCCGTGGAGAAGGCTGCGGAAAAACTGAAAGTAGCAGGCGTGACGGTGAACATTGAAAAAACCAACATAATGTCAAAAGAAACAGTTCAAAAATACGGCGTCCTAGTTTCGCCGGCCATAGCCATAAATAACATCGTTAAAATTATGGGACGGGTTCCAAATCCGGAAGAAGTTGAAAAACTGATAATGGAGGCAGCTAAATAG
- a CDS encoding thioredoxin family protein → MPVKVEVFTSEPPCSGGRLLLKLVEKIKEEYKDKIEIEIYRGMNPKLGEYGINASPAVVIDRDIRIIGVCPSEETFKEALREAGV, encoded by the coding sequence ATGCCGGTAAAAGTTGAAGTTTTCACTTCTGAACCGCCATGCTCCGGCGGAAGACTGCTCCTCAAACTCGTAGAGAAAATCAAAGAGGAGTACAAGGACAAAATTGAAATTGAAATCTACCGCGGAATGAATCCAAAACTGGGTGAGTATGGCATAAACGCGAGTCCGGCCGTAGTCATCGACAGGGACATACGCATAATAGGAGTTTGCCCAAGCGAAGAAACCTTTAAAGAAGCATTAAGGGAGGCAGGCGTGTAA
- a CDS encoding ATP-binding cassette domain-containing protein, whose amino-acid sequence MENAIAVRNLTKHYEDVTAVDHISFEVGRGEIFGFLGPNGAGKTTTIRILTGLIRPDEGEAFVAGFNVLKNPLEVKQSIGVVPEVSNAYIDLTAWENLVLIGRLYGIPAQRLRENATKLLKEFGLYEVKDKLVRAFSKGMKQKLLLCMALVNDPEVLFLDEPTSGLDVESARLLRGKVNQYNRDGKTVFLSTHNMEEANQLCHRIAIINHGKIAAIDTPENLRIQSMELQYIEVAFNKPVSPQEFLENPNIVKVVPAGNKLHIYTANPSEVIEFLVDYAKRRHIQILSLNAMMPSLEDVFLKLVKGREAKQ is encoded by the coding sequence ATGGAAAACGCAATAGCAGTTAGGAACCTGACAAAGCATTACGAGGATGTAACAGCCGTTGACCACATAAGCTTTGAAGTTGGGAGGGGCGAAATTTTCGGTTTTCTAGGCCCAAACGGGGCTGGCAAAACAACAACCATAAGAATCTTGACAGGGCTTATAAGGCCGGATGAAGGGGAAGCCTTCGTAGCCGGATTCAACGTCTTAAAGAATCCCCTAGAGGTTAAACAGAGCATAGGTGTTGTCCCAGAAGTTTCAAACGCCTACATAGACCTTACAGCATGGGAAAACCTAGTTTTGATAGGCAGGCTTTACGGAATCCCAGCGCAGAGGCTCCGAGAAAACGCTACAAAACTTCTGAAGGAATTTGGGCTTTACGAAGTTAAGGACAAGCTTGTCAGAGCCTTTTCAAAGGGGATGAAGCAGAAGCTCTTGCTTTGCATGGCTTTGGTTAACGACCCAGAAGTGCTGTTTTTGGATGAGCCAACCTCTGGGCTTGATGTTGAAAGTGCTAGGCTTCTCAGAGGAAAGGTAAACCAGTACAATAGGGATGGGAAAACTGTTTTCCTCTCAACCCACAATATGGAGGAGGCAAACCAGCTCTGCCACAGAATAGCCATAATAAACCATGGAAAGATAGCAGCCATAGACACCCCGGAAAACCTCAGAATTCAAAGCATGGAACTTCAATACATCGAGGTGGCATTCAACAAACCAGTAAGCCCACAAGAGTTTTTAGAAAACCCAAACATCGTTAAGGTTGTGCCCGCTGGAAATAAACTGCACATTTACACAGCTAACCCGTCGGAAGTTATTGAGTTTCTGGTGGACTACGCCAAGAGAAGGCATATACAAATATTGAGCCTAAACGCCATGATGCCTTCACTTGAAGATGTTTTCCTAAAACTCGTAAAGGGAAGGGAGGCCAAACAATGA